The sequence AGGTCAAAACATATTGACATTGACTATCACTTTGTTCGTGAGCTCATATCTTCCGGAAAGCTCTACACCAAGTTTGTTCCAACATCACTTCAAGTTGCGGACATCTTTACCAAAAGTCTTCCTCGTCCGTTGTTTGAATTGTTTTGTACCAAGCTTCATGTTGGCCCTCCACCAGTTCGCTTGAGGGGGGTATTAGAGACAAGATTACGTAATTACATGATTATGGTAATGATCACATACTTGGAGACTAAGTTTAGTTATTTTATTGTAAATATTATTTCCatatatttttttatctttttctcCAAGATATGtattgtatataaatatatcaataatatcATCCCACAATTGTGTGGAGAATTAATTTCTTATATGAcagaattaataaatcgtataACCCAACAACATTTACAACATATAAGtcaaagagtccatccttttctaaaaccaattgttgatagagggacttccccttagacttatatgcatATATTTGttttttgtccatgaccgatgtgggataacttcccaacacgccccctcacatcgaggcgtggaacggttgtagaaatggcggcaagaagaaggcctgactcaatctctttgtagcgacggcgGCACACTCATGGGGGCCTGACTCAGACTCGCTGTAGAACAAACCGtccacctaagctctgataccatgacagaattaataaatcgtataACCCAACAACATTTACAatatataagtccaagagtccatccttttttaaaaccaattggtgatagagggacttccccttagacttatatgcatacatttgttttttgtccataatcaatgtgggataacttcccaacagactaaacccaaaacacaggGAAAAGATTTACCATGATGGATGCTTGGCGTGTTTTGTGTATCAAGTCAAAGTGGTATGTTCCGGGGTCGGGTGGACATGTTTCTTTGAATGCCGATGAGGATGTGAATGACATTCCTCTTTCTCAACAAAACAATCTTTTTGAAGACGATCCTTTTCCGAGACCTATGGGCCGtgaaaaggcaaaaaaaaaaaaaaggcacgaTCAAACTATTCTAGCGAGTCAAGTCGATCGACTCGTTCATCAAAAGCGGATGAAGCTCTGGAAGCTAATTCAAAGGCTAAGGCGGAACGAACTAAAGGTGTCAAATACGCAAAAAACAAGAGGCACTCCGTACAGCTTTTGCAGGTGCTAGTGTTTTGTCCCTCAATGCCGATGATATCAAGGACCCGGGTCACGAAGATTATATCGAAAAGCTTCAAAAATTGTACCTTGATCAGTTCCCGCATTTGGTTGACGCACTCGACGAATCATCTGAAGACGACGACAACTAGTAGTTTAATTATGTGTTTTTTAATTTTTAGTAATTTTAGTTTTTAAGTCTACtatgtaattttttttaatgtCTATGAACTTTTAATTTTGTTAAATTATCAAtgttgtttttatttattattttttttaaataatgtgttaaattatataaaaaaaattcaaaaataaaaaactGGTGAATCCTACTGAAACTGACACTGAAAACTGACATTTTGGGTTAAAAAATGTCAGAAACTGACACTGCCCAGTCAGAGTCggattgcactttttggccaaaaaacgCACCAACTACCTGTGACTTCATAGTCAGGGTTGGGAATGGTCTAAGTCACCTTACATCTTAATATCTTTATGGGTTGATCATTTATATATCATGTGACCGGAACACGAAACAGTTCAAAAAAACAATCAGCAATTTGGGTTGTACGACAATCGGTGATTAAACCTGACAGCCTCGATTTTTCACATCATGTTCGAAACAACGTCAATTGGCAATCAATCAAATAACACCTAGTTACAAAATCAACATCAATTCCAATACCGATTATACTCATTGCTAGAAACCCAAAAGTTTCTTTTAAAAACTCGTGTAATGAGATACCACATTCTGTTAGCAGTTAAATAAACACAGCAAGCACATAAGAAGCTGTAGTAAAACACAAAGTAGCGATAATAGTATCCAACAATTTAAAAAGATATGCAACAACCATGACCAATGAAGAATTTCGACAATTGCACGATAACAATATATAAATGCAAAAAGTAAAAGaccaaaacaacaaaaaaaaaaaaaagtaacttgaTTACCACGTTTTCAACCCTCAAGTAACTAGAGCAGAACCGATGATGGGTATTGTATAAACTATAAAACTTAAGTATCTATTTCACAAAGTCTACACACAAATGAAAAAGACAGACTACGAATAGTTCATTCGAACTTACATGAAGACAGTACTGGAAAACAAAAATGATGCTTGTATATTTGGCCTATTCTCCAGGTACTGCAACGCCTTGCTTCAGTTTCTCCTTCTTCAACTTCTTTTTAGAAAGCGGCTTCTTTTTTCTTGGAGGCAGAGTCTTCTGGGCATACATGTACAATGCATAGTTGCCAACAAGGAAAGTTATGAGTAATCCACCCACAACAAGCAATACAATTAACCCTGCGTTAAATCCAGTTGCTTTCACATCTTTGTTTCCAAAATTCTGTCAATTTTgttaacaataagtagcatgagtTTGCATGACAGCTACACAATATAcgataataattggttattaggcaAACTATAAGCAGACTAAAATAtcctaaacaaaaaaaaaaaatactatttgATGAAAACTACTTCATTGCTTGGTTTTTCACTGTTTGGAATTTGATGAACCATGTTGGTGGGTTTGCGCTTCTTCCATGTATAGGTGCTACTTCACGAATGTTTTTTTTTTATGACAGAGTATGACATAGTGCATATGCAGAGGGTTATATATGCGCCTAGGTTTCTTTTAGAGGCTCGTGTAGCAAAGTTCGTCTCGCTTATATTCGAGGTCATTATGATGAAGCAACAAATGGAGAAAATAGGTTTGTTTCGACTCTTACCTGAGTGGTCAAAAGCTTCTTTGAGTTTTTATAGATGAAAAACCCGTTTACCTGTGA comes from Rutidosis leptorrhynchoides isolate AG116_Rl617_1_P2 chromosome 4, CSIRO_AGI_Rlap_v1, whole genome shotgun sequence and encodes:
- the LOC139844273 gene encoding DNA-binding protein S1FA-like; its protein translation is MDSESVNGFFIYKNSKKLLTTQNFGNKDVKATGFNAGLIVLLVVGGLLITFLVGNYALYMYAQKTLPPRKKKPLSKKKLKKEKLKQGVAVPGE